The Blattabacteriaceae bacterium sequence TATTTTTCAATAATTCCTTTTTTATAGAGTTCGAGCCCACAACTCAAGGCCGTTTGGCCACCAAACGCCAATATTAAACCATCAGGGGTTTCTTTTTGTATAACCTGTTCTACAAAATAAGCATGTATAGGTAAAAGATAAACCTTATCGGCTATTCCTTCGGAAGTTTGGACTGTGGCAACATTAGGATTAATTAGGACGGTAAAAATTCCTTCCTCTCTAATGGCTTTTAATGCTTGAGTTCCAGAGTAATCAAATTCACCAGCTTCTCCAATTTTCAATGCACCTGAACCTATTAGAAGAACTTTCTTAATTTTCATTGGATCCTTTAATTAGATCAATAAAATAATCAAACAAAAATTCAGTATCATTTGTACCTCCAAAAGCTTCAGGGTGAAATTGCACAGAAAAAAAAGGGGTTTTTGTATGTATAATACCCTCGCAACTTTGATCATTTAGATTTTTGAAGAATATTTTCCATTGATCAGGAATTATTTTGGAATCAATCACATAACCATGGTTTTGTGAGGTTATGTACGCTTTATTGGTAGCACTCAATATTACTGGTTGATTATAGCTTCTATGACCATATTTAAGTTTTCTCGTTATAGAGCCTGTGGATACACCGAGTAGTTGATTACCAAGGCAAATGCCAAAAACAGGCTTATTCCATCTTAATGCTTTTCTAAGATGTAGAATAGTTTCTTGGTACTCATTAGGATTTCCAGGTCCATTGGAAAGAAAGATTCCGTCATAATATTTTTCCTTAGTAAAATCATAATTACAAGGTACACGAATAATTGAACAATTTCGTATAAGCAAACATCGTAGAATGTTATTTTTTACTCCACAATCAACCAGTAATATTTTGTATCGACCATTTCCATAAATAATTTTTTCTTTAATGGATATCTTCTCATTTTCTTTGCTGGAATCGAAAAAGGTAATGTTTTTCTCAAAACAGAAGATTTTTCCAAGCATAGTCCCTCGTTTTCTAAGTATTTTTGTTAAGCATCTAGTATCCAATCCATAAAGACCTGGAACTTTATATTCTTTTAACCAATTGGATAGATTTTTAAACATTTTCCCATTAATATGGGAATAATCTGAAACAATCAAACCTGAAACATGAACTTTATTTGATTCATAAAATCTAGAGATCAATTTTTTGGATAAGGGAGAACTAGGTACCCCATAGTTTCCTATACTAGGATAAGTAAAAAGTAAGATTTGACCAAAATAGGAAGGATCTGTTAAGCTTTCCACATATCCAGTCATAGGAGTATTAAAAACTACTTCACCATAAGAAGATATAGGAGCGCCTAAATGATATGCTTCATATTTTTCTCCATTTTCTATATGAAGAAAAGCAATTTTTTTTTTCATTTTAGGATTCCAAAGAACGGACCAGTTTTTTTATAAATAATTTTACATTATCTTTTGTTAGATTTAGGGGAGGGAATAATCTTAAAACGTAAGGATCATAAGAAAATCCAACAAATACTTTTTCCTGATTTATCAGAACTTCTATTAATTTTTTTACAGGGAAATTAAACCGTAATCCTATCATGAATCCCCGACCTCTTATTTCCTCAATATGAGGAATATCTTGCAAGTGTTTCAATAATTCTTCTCCGATTATTTTAACGTTTTTTAAAAGGTTTTCGTTTTTAATAACTTCCAAAACAGAAATAGCAGCTACACAAGCTAAATAATTTCCTCCAAAAGTACTGCCTAACATTCCATTAAATTCTTCAAATTTTGGGTTGATAAGGACCCCACCAATCGGAAACCCATTTCCCATACCTTTAGCTAAAGATATAAGATCTGGATTTACTCCAGATCGCTGATGTGCAAAAAAATCTCCAGTTCTGCCATATCCACTTTGGATTTCATCCAGTATGAAAACGGTTTCATAATATCTGCACATATTTTGTATTTCACGTAAAAAAAAATCTCCAGGATCAATTATTCCAGAGATTCCTTGTATTCCTTCAGTAATAAGAGCACAAACGTTCCTTTTTCTTAATTCTTTTTCCACAGATAACAAATCTTTATAGTTTAAAAAAACTACTTCATGCTTAGAATTGAATGGGGCTAAAATTTTTGTATTGTCCGTAATAGATGTTGAGCCGCTTGTTCGACCATGAAAAGAACCCTTAAAAGCTATGATCTTTTTTTTTCTGTTATGAAACGAAGCAATTTTAAGAGCATTTTCTATAGATTCAGTACCAGAATTGCATAAAAAAAGTTTATAATCTTCATAACCAGATACATCACAAAGTAATTCTGATAATCTTTCCTGATTAGAGATGTTAACATAATTTGAATAGAAAGTAATTTTATTTATTTGGTCCTGTAAAGCTTTTATATAATGTGAATGTAAGTGCCCAATTGAAACCACAGCATGTCCACCATAAAAATCTAAATACCTTTGTCCATTTTCGTCAAATAAGTGGAACCCAGAACCTTTTATTAATTCTATAGGAATAGAATTATAAACGTTGAATAATCTTTGGTGGATCATGTTCTAAAATAGTGAAGGTTTTAATTTGAGGCCACAATCCTCTTCCCATCCTTGCATGATGTTCATGTTTTGTACAGCTTGACCTGAAGAACCTTTTAAAAGGTTATCAATTATGGATGTTATGATAATTTTTCCATTTTTCAAAGATAAATGTAAAAAACATTTATTAGTGCCTATTACCTGCTTTAAATCTAGTTCTCTTTCTGAGAGAGAAACAAATGGATGTTTTTTATAATAACTCTGATATAGATCTTTATTCTCATCTAGAGAATAAAGGGAATCGGTATAAACTGTTGAAATAATTCCTCTAGAAAAATTACCTCTATAAGGCACTAGAAAAATTTCTTTCTGAAAAGATTTTTGGTATCGATGAATTACTTCTCTAATCTCATTTAAATGATGATGGATAAAAATATTGTAAGAGGAAATGTTATTATTTCTCCAGCTAAAATGAATTTTTTCATTTAGAGCCTTTCCTGCTCCAGTAGATCCAGTAATAGCACTTATATGAATATCACTTTTCAAACATTGAGCATAGGCTAGAGGCAAAATCGCTATCTGAATAGCTGTTGCAAAACAACCAGGATTTGCAACAGATATAGCCTTTCTAATTATAGACCTTTGTTGTTCTGGTAATCCATAGATAAATGATCGCATTCCAAATGCAGAATGTTCGATTAATCTAAAATCATTACTTAAATCTATCACATTTGAGCGATCAGCTATATTTTTTATAGCTTCTCTGGAAGTTCCAGGATGGAGGCATAGAAAAACGACATCAACATCTTCATCTAATTTTTTAGTGAATTTAATTTCAGTTTCCCCAAGTAAATCAAAGTGAACTGAATAAAGAGGATTTTCGAACTCCCTAACACTTACTACGCTAGTGAGATCCACTCTTGGATGAGATAAGAGTAACCTAATCAATTCTCCAGCAGTATAACCTGCTCCTCCTATAATGCCAGTTTTAATCATTTAATGCTGTGATAAATTTTCATCTGATTTCCAAAAATTTTGGTGAACCCTTTCACATCTTTTTCAGACCATTCATAGTTCATTTCTCCATACTGTGCAACTTTAGATTGCATCATGTCAAATTCAGAACAAATACCAACTAATTCAAATCTATATGGATGTAAAAGTACAGTTACTTTTCCGCTTACTCTTTTTTGACTATTCTGTAGAAAAGCTTCAATATTTCTCATTACTGGATCTAGATATTGGGCTTCATGCAATAAAGTTCCATAGGAATTAGCTAATTGATCTTTCCAATATATTTGCCATTTTGTCAAAACATGCTTTTCAATAAATTGATGAGCTTTAATAATAATTAAAGCTGCTGGAGCTTCGAAGGCTACTTTACCTTTAATACCAAGAATAGTATCTCCTACATGAAACTCTCTTCCTATAGCGAAGGAAGAAGAAATTTCTCCTAATTTAAGAATGTTTTCCACAGGATTTCCCTCCCTTTTATTAAGAGAGACAAACTCTCCTTTTTCAAATCCTAATTCTATTTTCTCCTTATTAGTTTTCCTTAAAGGAGTCGGATAAGCTTCTTCTGGAATATTTTTACTCGAATTGAGAGTTTCAGCTCCCCCTATGCTAGTTCCCCAAATACCCTTATTTATAGAATATTTGGATTTCTCTCTGGCGATTTCTAGAC is a genomic window containing:
- the carA gene encoding glutamine-hydrolyzing carbamoyl-phosphate synthase small subunit; the encoded protein is MKKKIAFLHIENGEKYEAYHLGAPISSYGEVVFNTPMTGYVESLTDPSYFGQILLFTYPSIGNYGVPSSPLSKKLISRFYESNKVHVSGLIVSDYSHINGKMFKNLSNWLKEYKVPGLYGLDTRCLTKILRKRGTMLGKIFCFEKNITFFDSSKENEKISIKEKIIYGNGRYKILLVDCGVKNNILRCLLIRNCSIIRVPCNYDFTKEKYYDGIFLSNGPGNPNEYQETILHLRKALRWNKPVFGICLGNQLLGVSTGSITRKLKYGHRSYNQPVILSATNKAYITSQNHGYVIDSKIIPDQWKIFFKNLNDQSCEGIIHTKTPFFSVQFHPEAFGGTNDTEFLFDYFIDLIKGSNEN
- the argC gene encoding N-acetyl-gamma-glutamyl-phosphate reductase, with the protein product MIKTGIIGGAGYTAGELIRLLLSHPRVDLTSVVSVREFENPLYSVHFDLLGETEIKFTKKLDEDVDVVFLCLHPGTSREAIKNIADRSNVIDLSNDFRLIEHSAFGMRSFIYGLPEQQRSIIRKAISVANPGCFATAIQIAILPLAYAQCLKSDIHISAITGSTGAGKALNEKIHFSWRNNNISSYNIFIHHHLNEIREVIHRYQKSFQKEIFLVPYRGNFSRGIISTVYTDSLYSLDENKDLYQSYYKKHPFVSLSERELDLKQVIGTNKCFLHLSLKNGKIIITSIIDNLLKGSSGQAVQNMNIMQGWEEDCGLKLKPSLF
- a CDS encoding aminotransferase class III-fold pyridoxal phosphate-dependent enzyme, with amino-acid sequence MIHQRLFNVYNSIPIELIKGSGFHLFDENGQRYLDFYGGHAVVSIGHLHSHYIKALQDQINKITFYSNYVNISNQERLSELLCDVSGYEDYKLFLCNSGTESIENALKIASFHNRKKKIIAFKGSFHGRTSGSTSITDNTKILAPFNSKHEVVFLNYKDLLSVEKELRKRNVCALITEGIQGISGIIDPGDFFLREIQNMCRYYETVFILDEIQSGYGRTGDFFAHQRSGVNPDLISLAKGMGNGFPIGGVLINPKFEEFNGMLGSTFGGNYLACVAAISVLEVIKNENLLKNVKIIGEELLKHLQDIPHIEEIRGRGFMIGLRFNFPVKKLIEVLINQEKVFVGFSYDPYVLRLFPPLNLTKDNVKLFIKKLVRSLES